Proteins encoded by one window of Bacteroidota bacterium:
- a CDS encoding LD-carboxypeptidase, with translation MLNRLAVKPGDKIGILSTARWIERSEIEFADQLLRSWGLIPVYGETISAKDGQFAGDDALRANNLQTFLDDPEIRAIIFARGGYGTIRIMDKIDFTGFMQAPKFICGYSDMTVLFSHITDKLGMPVIHSAMAFNFQKNSSAALETLKNCLFGIAPEYNISPNSYNISGETNGVLIGGNLSILYSLLGTKFGFSTAGKILFLEDIDEYLYHIDRMMWSMKLAGKLDNLKGLIIGGMTDLKDNQVPFGKSVEMIILEQVKNFNIPVCFGFPAGHQDDNRALYLGREVLLTTDPEKSTLIYV, from the coding sequence ATGCTCAACCGTTTAGCTGTGAAGCCCGGAGATAAAATTGGTATCCTCTCTACTGCCCGGTGGATAGAAAGAAGTGAAATTGAATTTGCCGACCAGTTGTTGCGTTCCTGGGGGTTAATTCCGGTATATGGTGAAACTATTTCGGCAAAAGATGGACAATTTGCAGGAGATGATGCACTTAGAGCTAATAATCTTCAAACTTTTTTAGATGATCCCGAGATCAGAGCCATCATTTTTGCGCGAGGTGGTTATGGTACAATCAGGATCATGGATAAAATAGATTTTACAGGTTTTATGCAGGCACCTAAATTTATTTGTGGATATAGTGATATGACCGTTTTATTTTCACACATTACAGATAAACTAGGAATGCCCGTAATTCATTCAGCAATGGCCTTCAATTTTCAAAAAAATAGTTCCGCTGCCTTAGAAACATTAAAAAATTGTTTATTTGGAATTGCACCTGAATATAATATTTCACCAAATTCATATAATATTTCTGGCGAAACGAACGGTGTTTTGATTGGCGGAAATTTATCCATTCTCTATTCACTTTTAGGAACAAAATTTGGATTTTCTACTGCTGGTAAAATATTATTTTTGGAGGATATTGATGAATACCTGTACCATATTGACCGTATGATGTGGAGCATGAAACTCGCTGGCAAATTAGATAATCTTAAAGGATTGATAATAGGTGGAATGACAGATCTGAAAGACAATCAAGTTCCATTTGGCAAATCTGTTGAAATGATCATTCTGGAACAAGTAAAGAATTTTAATATTCCCGTATGTTTCGGATTTCCTGCGGGGCATCAGGATGACAATCGCGCTTTATATTTGGGCAGGGAAGTATTGTTGACAACAGATCCGGAAAAAAGTACTCTTATATATGTATGA